From Aricia agestis chromosome 1, ilAriAges1.1, whole genome shotgun sequence:
CTAGACCAGGGGTTTGGCAAGTAGTTATAGGTGGGGACCGCAGTTCCACAGTATCCGGAATACTGTGGAACCAAGGTCCACCTGTTGCTGAACCCTGCCCTAGACATATTATGTTTAGTTACATATTTTGTCTCTTTTATTTTCGGCATTTCAATGTCTTTtgtcaatattattaaattatgtggAATTTATTCACACTTTTTATTTTAGGTATGACAAAGAAATGTCAGAATCAATTGTTTTATGTTCAAAGGAATATGATAATGAACTATAAGCTAAGTAAAGGATTGGTAAAATCTTGCAAAGAAGACATTCGTAAGTATCATTGCCGTAAAGGTGTTGTGGAGGACAAAGATGTACGGCTTGCACAGATATTGCTGTGTCTCGAAAATGTTATGCATAATGAAACCACAAAATTGTCACCTGAATGCATAGGAGAAATGACAGACCACAGGAAAATGCTAATGGATGATTACAGACTATCGCCAGAACTAATGCAAAATTGTGCTAATGATATAACTATGCTCTGCCGGGGCATCGAAGCTGGGGGCAAAACTATACATTGCTTAATGGAGCATGCTAGACCCAGAAAGAGGAAAGAGAAGAGAATAAGTGTTGCATGTCAAAAATCATTGGAAGACTTAGTGCAGGAAGCTGACCCTGGTGAGGACTGGAGGGTTGATCCTGTTTTACGTAAAGCTTGTAAAGTAGTCGTGGACAGAGCTTGCAGGGAGGTGAATGGCGGAAATGGCAGGGTGATGTCTTGCCTCATGGAGAAACTTGGAACAAGCTTTATGACCAGTGAGTGTGAAACAGCATTGTTGCAGATACAGTACTTCATATCTAGGGACTTTAAGCTCGATCCCCAGTTATACAAAGCATGTAAATTTGATGCTGTTACCCAGTGCAAAGCCAGGTTGCTGTGGGCCGATCTGAATGAACATCCCTCTGAGAAGGATCCTTTGATATTGCCCTGTTTATATAACTATGCATATAACTCTGAACTCAGAGGCATATTGAAGCCAGCTTGTGAACAGCAGGTGAGGAGAGCTATGCGGCAAAGAGCCGTTAGTGTGGACTTGCTACCGGAAATAGCTGACACTTGCATAGATGACTTGGCAAACTTCTGCTATGAAAACACAGGTAAGGGAGAGGAGATCATGTGTCTACAAGGCAAGCTCAAGGAACTCACCCCTAAATGTCAAAAAGTAGTCGCAAACTTTACAGAAACTCAGAGTGGTCACATAGAACTGAAGGCTGTTGTTAGCACCTACTGCAGAGTGCCCATAGAGAAACTTTGCTCCTCCGAGCTAAAGAGTAAAAATGAGGAGGATGACATATTAGATTGCCTAATAACACACAAAAATAACccagaaataaaaacaaattcaaAATGCAAAGCTGCAATCGAGCATGAGCAGTTAATATCATTAAAAGATtacaggtttacaaggaaattcAAGAATGCATGCAAACCTTATGTGGTGAGATTCTGTCCCAAGGCCCAAACAAAAAGTCAAGTAGTTCTCTGTTTGAGTGAAATAATTAGAAATGATACATTATCAAGAAAGAAACACACAATATACAAGGAGTGTAGACAACAACTGAGAAGTCAGCTCTATCAACAGAAAGAAAATATAGATTTAGACCCTGAACTAAAAGAAGCATGCAAAAAGGATTTGCTAGAATTTTGCCCTACTGTTCCCCATGGAGAGTCTGCAGCCTTAGAGTGCCTTCAGACTGCCAAAGGCAAGTTGAGTGATGGTTGTAGAAAGGCAATATTTGTAGTCAGAAAACAAGAATTCTCTGACAATGCAATAGACTATCACCTAATGACCAATTGTAGTGATATGATTGATCTCTACTGTCACAAAACAGAGCCTATAGTTTTGCTGGACTGCTTAAAGGTAATTTGTtacatatttacttattttataaaatacaacTTTTAAGTGTAATTAtattctttaatattattttcgtaaatataGGAGATAGAAAGTTTTGAgactaaaacaataattttgataggccatttataaatattcaattttgtAACCAATTCTTAGTGAGATGACCTATTGATCTCATTAAGCACTAGACATTTTAATTTGACCTAAACAACgggttttctaaaaataattaacgaggttgttgcaacttgcattaatattttgaatattttgtaataatattatgtaaatgaacTTTATTACAGGCTCATCGACAAAAGGTAGACTTTGATAATAACTGCAAAATTGTTGTTGTCAATAGAATGATTGAACAAAATATGGATTATCGTTTTAACAACCATTTACAAAATTCCTGCAAGTCTGATATTAAAAGATACTGCTCCAATATTATTGGTAATTATCTTTATTCTACACCAATGCACACTTCGTGTGTGTGAAAGTCACATTATAATTCCTTTATAATTTGCAGCAAATGAACCCGAAAATATTGAATTGGAAGGTAAAATGTTACAATGCTTGAAAAAGAAGTTTAGAGAATCAAAACTGGAGCAGCCCTGTGAAAATGAATTAGCAAATGTATTGAAGGAGCAGGCTCTGAATTATCGCCTGGATCCATTGCTGGGGAAACTGTGTAAGGCAGAAATACAAACAATATGTGCTGTGCCAAATGATTCCATTACTAATTTTGATGGCCAGGTATGTAACTGTTAGGGCTATGTTTCGCTGTGTTAGCTCACACGATCCCGTGGCTCGCCCAGGGCGGAGAGTGGAGTTCCAGAGCTTTCAGTAGCAGGGGCGCCTATTCACAAACATTTTAGCACAGTTGTAACCTAAGTACTCTTGAGAATTCACTTATCTCCCGTAACATGACAAAAATATCGCGTATTCTTGGCCTGGTTTAGTGCGACATTGACGCGCCCGACAATATGTGAGCATCCATGCCAGACAGCTCCACCTGACTTCACAGCTATGTCTATCACAACTCACATCTTATAGTAATAAAAGAAGAGAAACGTGAAATTAAGCCACTCCACTTATTCTTAAATTTTCTTTTCAGGTAGAGGAATGTCTGAAGAAGGCTCTCATATCGCGTAAGATTGTGTCAGCAGAATGCGCCCAAGAGGTGGTTAATATAATTGAAGAGGCAGAAGTAGATATAGAAGCTGATCCATTGCTGGAAAGAGCCTGTGCAGTAGATCTGTTAAAGTACTGTAATAATCTAGAAAGGGGGGCTGGGAGAAGTAAGATATATAATTTGACTCCTTGAcacacttactaataaaaataaatatttaatgcaTAATCCACTGTCTTTGTCATGTGATGTTTCCAATATATATTTGGAAACTAGATTTGGCTAGACAAATACGGGCAAACCTCGTAGAGCTATttgctatgtaaatatttttattagttataaattattataattatttagcaagtttacataaatttatttttagaccttttaaaaatgttttcaggactaaagtgtttaaaaataattctaaatgaCAACACAAGAGAACTAGAAACTGGTTGCCAAAAGGAGTTATCTAACAGACTAGAGATGTACAGACATGTGGCAGCTGTAAGTTAAAGTTTTATACTAATTGATTTGACCTTTACATTATAAGATTATATGAAGTGTAATCAattgcaaaattaatttataacttttttattgtttcagATCAATGTAATTGATGATCTCAGTGATGTATATGATGGAATATCATCATCtccttcaaaaatatattttatggtcaTAGGTATATCAATTGTaggtttaatttttatatttggatTATATTGTGGCCGCATAACAAAAAGGGCAATGTATATAAAGAGAAAATAGTGAAATAGAAAATTTGTGATAAAAAAATTGCATTTATTCATAAATCCTTTTCATCCCATTCCTGTATGTCATCTAAATCCATCTGCTCTACTTTGTggatttctttttttattgatgGTGTTTTGACTTCTTTCTTAACTTCAATCCTTGTTTCACCCTTTAGAAGTTTCTGGCTTTCTTCAAAGTACTCATTGGGGTGATTGATACCGAGTCCTAGTTCCACATTGTGTACCAAATCAAAGTATTTACTGCATGCAATTTGGTAGTGACCCTTCTTAGCCATATCAACAACAGCATTTactcctgaaaaaaaaaaaactatgaattaaatgtaatattaagccttaaaaaaattcataatattggcCATCACAACCTAAAACTTTTACCTGCAGGCTCATAGCCATAACCTTTgagcttattttttaaattgctcACATCACAGTGTCTGAATGGACAACCGTGGCATTCTCCTGGCCCGAcattgttatttataattttcatacAATTAAATGGAGAATAGTTTTTCTTGCTCCCCTCTTTACCATAATTATATCTTATATTGTATGCATACTGTTTTTCAAACTTGTCTAATTCCATCATTTTTGTGAATTCCTCCCTCCAAAATCTTAAAGAATCTTCCAGTGTAACACCAATGCCCTTCAAAAACAGTCCATATTGCAATCTGCCACCATGTTTCAAGTGATGGGCCAATCGCAATTGCTCATGGAGTTGCCTCATACAAAGAGGGAATGATTTGACAGAAAGAGAATCAATACTTTCAATAGGAATTGCAACTTTAGTGTCACTGTAGTCAACTCCAGTGTATGACTGATGTAAACCTTTGAGCAAACTCACTAGCCGTTCATCCTGCTCAATCTCACCCAAATGTTGGCAGGCTATTGCCAAGCTTTGTTTTAAATGAGTTCTAAATTGGGCAGACAATACTGAAACAAAATCTCTGTGAGGAATAAAAGCAAAACCACCTTGCAAGTAAACTTTTCTTGCTTTGACTAAGTCAAGAACTTCATAGAATTTGACTttgaaaaatttaaagtttTCTATGTTTTGATTCAGTTGAATAAATGTTGATTCTCTTAAATGTGTTATTATAGCATCCTTTTCCTCTTCGCTTATATTAGTATAGGAcagcttatttaatttaaagaatACATCTGCAGCTTCATTCTTCATATTCATAAACCTTAGTCTAAATAGTTCCAACTCCCTTGATATAAACCAACGACGAAGTTCTTCTGTCCGGCAATAGGCAAGTCTGAGAATGAAGTGAGCAATGTGGTCTTTTCTTCTTGCTTCGATTTCGGCAGGCGTATTACCTGTTCCAGACCTTTGGCATAGATTGGCATAATACTTTAAACCATGATTTTTTAAATCACCCGAAATGTGATCCTTCCATTCTTCAGAAAAAGGTTTATATCCTTTGAGCGTTGTTGCCGTTGCTAAACTTCTTAGCAGTGTAAGTCTTTCTAGAGCAAGTGTTTCAAATTCATGCAAAGATATTTCTGAAGTAGGTGGGATTTTGTATAACTGCAAATCGTGTGGATATATTTCATAATTACTACCTACAACACTTACTTTTGTAGATTTTCTTCTAATATTAAGGTCCATTTTCTGATTCTATTTTCCTATTTCAGCTCTAgagctaatttttattttgaaatctgacatacaaaatacaaaagtttACAATTTCTGGCGGGAAATTTGACACTTGTTGACAGCTGAAATAAACGTCGTTTGAcgtcagttttttttaaattactggcCATAAAGTATTAACTATAAACATCCGTTGTACccaagaagtttacaccctaATGGAGGTATCATAGTGAACAATAGattgaagataaaaaatatgtccttGGATGACGTCATTGTTACGTGCTATCCCTTTTCTTTAGGGTACCCAAAGTTTTGAATATTCTAGGACAAACAAGTAGCCTTAACTATGAGTacaggagccctagaacaaactttcaaacaaataaaaaaataattgttctagggcttccgTACTATACAGGGGGAGAACCTTGCtataatttactaattattctaatgcccgggccgcacctgtgtagtgcttcgtgcttaaaacgataccgtATCCAGTACAATCTGCGTGTATCGTAATCATAGCAcaaagcttcgtacgatagacgcatgtacggccgcggcattagtcatacactacgaataataaaaactaaggaatcgtaactcccatactattaccgttttaaatttggttccttttgatctgtcatttaacgtcagcctagtaccgctcaaggtcacctaaatattgcaaatgtattgaaatctGTACctataaggtacacttttttgacaagtttggcgttttgaagcgcgcgttaggcgcgcgcttcaaaacgcccaatgtgtatttttaaaatgagcccagtagtttttgagtttaTCCATTACAAACAAATCTTTCCACTTTAGAATATTGGTATGAAGTAAGATATTTTTCTTGGCTTTGTATATGAAATAGAGTAGAATTAAAAGACAGCTTCAAatgaaagattttttatattaaagtcaaacaaaaaattggggattgatgggttttaAGTAGTATTCTAatcaaatcaatcaaatcaaaataatttattcatatagGTCACACGGTAACACTTATGAACGTCAAGATTATTAAatagttattacaaaataaacatcTCATTCTTAGATACATTAATACATGGTAATTATCACAATTTGACTTACATAAATTACTGACAAATTCCATTTTATATCTCTCTGATCATCTGATTTTAAACCTTTTTAACATtggttttaatatatttctgttatttttaaataatgaacAAACAGGTAAAACGATAGCTTCTTGCACTTCCacaatttgtttctttttaggTGGTTCATTTTCATCGAGCTGAAAGAGGTAGCAATGTGAGATGAAAATGTAAATGATAATCTAAGTCTCAAAGTCAgccataaaattttaatgcttACATATTTTTCAAGTATCGGCATTGCTGACGCTTTAGCGCAAGGAGTTTCTTGTGAGCTTGAAGGAATATTAAGACATTCctgaaaaaaataagtgatattaagaagaagaagacacaACTTTAAATGATtagttacctttttttttatggaatatgGGGGCAatcgagtaaacgggtcacctgatggaaagcaacttccttcgcccatggacactcgcagcatcagctgcaggtgcgttgccggccttttaagagggaatagggtaataggggaggttagggtaggggattgggcctccggtaaactcactcactcggcgaaacacagcgcaagcgctgtttcacgccggttttctgtgagaacgtggtatttctccggtcgagccggcccattcgtgccgaagcatggctctcccacgtataaaattacctGAAGTAATCTCATTTCTTCATTCATACTAATGTACTATCTTCatcgtctgtgtgtctgtctttctgtctgttgcATGCTTTacaactggaccgatttttataaaatttggcataaacatAGATAAGAtgttgagaaaggacataggttacttttattGTGTATAAATACATAGTTCCCATGGGAAACGATACAACCTAATTTTGCCACAAGGAAGCCGCAAGATACCTCtagtatttagtaaaataattcaCTATTAGAACTTACCAATGTTTCGCAACACCCACAAATCTTTGGTATAGCAGATTTCAATAAGCGGTCAGGTCTATTGACATCATAGTCTTCAAGTTCAGATCGAAAGTGTAGGCTACAAATTCtggcagatttataataatttgattttaatgGTATTTTAGATAACCAAGCTTGCCTCAGGTCAGGGTCACTAGGGAACCTGTAACGTAAAATAGGTGCCATAAATGTAAAATGCTAAGTAAAGTATTACCATTGGAATACAAGGACAATCCAATCCAAACTAACTAATAGTCATCCTAGCCTAATATATAAAACTTTTGTCCACAACACCTTTATCGGGTAGTAAATCATTTGCAGTTATATGTTCGAACTACGAGGACAATCCAATCCAAAGTACAGTTAATGGTCACCCTagcgaaatgtaaaaaatatttcatttaattaacttACCCGTGAAATTTCACACCACAATTTGGATACCATGCACTTTTACAACCTCGAAGTACACAACtcattgtattttgtattaaaaataatatgctttatttactttatgtaaAAATCGAACAGAGATGCTGTCAACAATCGGCAGCCATAATGTTTTGACTacgttctgatttttttttttttttttttaatttattgggagctggaaacgagtcctttgctcaCTACGTTCTGACATTTGCTTGTGttgctattaaaaaaaactaacattataaaatgggagtaatgtgaataaaaaaaaaaacataagtttatttttctttttgcttTTGATGTTATGCAACCAAAAAACAcccttgaattattatttatttaattgtaaggTTTTTTTAATCGTGTATATGGGATGTATTTTAggcttaaaaactaaaattgattTTGTTAATAGGGAAAATATAAAACACTTTGGCAACTCTGTGTTTTACAAGTGAGCGAGTGAGAACTATCAAAAGAAAAGAACAGGACATAACAAAAAGGTCAACAGAGTTCAAATATTTGATCTTCACTTTTTTGTTCTGTAGGAAAACTCCATtagggtgtaaacttcttggTTGTACCTTTAATTGTCTGTGGTACAACCACAGACAATTCGCTTGATTATCTGTAAGAGCGTTTTCAcacgagacacgacacgacacgacaaaaTGCGGTGACGACTCCGGGCGCCATACATTTCTATGTACCGTTTACACACGGCACCGCACGACACACGATTTTAAGACGACAATCCGCTATCGTCACGTTTTTTGTCtacagataatatataaataaattatttattgaaaaattgttaaataaataattattaatcataatcTAACAGCCTGCCAAACTGCATAGCGGTTTTCTGGCGAGCATTACGCTgccataataattacatttacatcatacctagtattataataatatggtaataattaacatttaacatgggcgtagcgaggtactGGCAagttttttatactatacataaataatattatattatgactacgttttataataaacttaacTATCAGCTTAGGACCCCAACAATAGaatgacatttaaatattttaagaagtaatggctggtttacacgtataaaTTGCTTATCGAGGTAAcagctaaattttaacttaattttaagttattaattgcatgtaaacacaaaatttagtagcaagtagcaagttcaaatttacttaagtaagtataaagtcatttaagttaaaatcttgttgactacttatctacttaatacgtgtaaaccagccatacgTGAATACGGTGTCGTCGCAGAAATCGTCGCTCGTGTGAAAACGTTCAAACGACAGACTGTGTGACGTCTGTCGTGCAATTTATATTGGTCTAtgaatcgtgtcgtgtcgtgtctcgtgTGAAAACGCCATAAATCTGTTATCTGTCATCtctttttttttggcttttgcTGTCATTGTGCTCATTGTCATGTGTCCATTCGTGTCATGTTTGGTGCAAATTTCGTTTTCgatctaatttttataaattatagtagATAATTGTTATTGATTAATCAAATCGACTGTGAGAAGATATGAATACACATATTGTGATTCGAAAGGCTGCCAATTTTTAGTAATTAGGTGGTTCTGTATCTTAATAATCCTAATAACATGGTTACCAAGAACATGCAGTCGTCACTAGACGATTTAGTTCAATATATTCAATTATTTCGACCTGTGGCTACAGTTTTTCAAGGGACTATACTACCGTTTCTATTAATCTACCCCGTGGTTTTCTACTGCTGGATATTTGTTTAtggatttaatgaaaattttgaagccgggtttgtgacggtcgccgttGTAGCAATTGTTCAGATAATAATTTGTCTAAGCTGTTACTGGAGCGTTCACGTGCAGTGCTTTTTGTCTTGTTCACCCGTAAGTAGCTGCAATTAAGCATATGCTTAAAATCTTATTACATGTTTAGATTTGAATTATATACTTTCTTCTTTTAACATTCAGGTCAAAGATCCCTTACAAGCAGAAATTGTAAAGGTAGTTCCAACATCTAACAATGGATTTTCAGAAATTGTGAAACTTCATCATGATAAGGTAATTTCAAATCTTTTTTATACACTTCTTTCTTCCTGTTTCTTTTTCTAAACTTTATTCTATATTGTAgcaggaataatttttattaattattttataataggaATATTAAATCTTTTAGCCCATAAATCCTGGAGATGATAAGCCGTATGTGTGGTTTATATTTCAAAAAAGCAAATATGTGTATGATTGGGACAAGAAGAGTTTCCATACAGTTATATTTCCAGTTAACAAGACATTTGAGGAGTACATGGAATCAAAGGGTATTTTGGATGATG
This genomic window contains:
- the LOC121740565 gene encoding Golgi apparatus protein 1, encoding MYFNYVLLHIFAFMIGKRVDAAVFRTNDLRLTKERLLSDLSGCTIFEQQCSHLDENLSLLSCALDTAHSNKTQSSLHCQHKMWMYQAELLDNTFLDYQIKDRCHDEANILDCFNTSIKRIDCILKRKPSVRNKKCWWGISKIESIIFNDWQITENFLKNCMDDIEAHECGRVPADTKVLSQAYTLKCLQSKEEKIRPECQSEMNSLKEMKYSTLQLDKIVLAACNVDQSNYCPDELPGSLLMYKCLVRHKYERGMTKKCQNQLFYVQRNMIMNYKLSKGLVKSCKEDIRKYHCRKGVVEDKDVRLAQILLCLENVMHNETTKLSPECIGEMTDHRKMLMDDYRLSPELMQNCANDITMLCRGIEAGGKTIHCLMEHARPRKRKEKRISVACQKSLEDLVQEADPGEDWRVDPVLRKACKVVVDRACREVNGGNGRVMSCLMEKLGTSFMTSECETALLQIQYFISRDFKLDPQLYKACKFDAVTQCKARLLWADLNEHPSEKDPLILPCLYNYAYNSELRGILKPACEQQVRRAMRQRAVSVDLLPEIADTCIDDLANFCYENTGKGEEIMCLQGKLKELTPKCQKVVANFTETQSGHIELKAVVSTYCRVPIEKLCSSELKSKNEEDDILDCLITHKNNPEIKTNSKCKAAIEHEQLISLKDYRFTRKFKNACKPYVVRFCPKAQTKSQVVLCLSEIIRNDTLSRKKHTIYKECRQQLRSQLYQQKENIDLDPELKEACKKDLLEFCPTVPHGESAALECLQTAKGKLSDGCRKAIFVVRKQEFSDNAIDYHLMTNCSDMIDLYCHKTEPIVLLDCLKAHRQKVDFDNNCKIVVVNRMIEQNMDYRFNNHLQNSCKSDIKRYCSNIIANEPENIELEGKMLQCLKKKFRESKLEQPCENELANVLKEQALNYRLDPLLGKLCKAEIQTICAVPNDSITNFDGQVEECLKKALISRKIVSAECAQEVVNIIEEAEVDIEADPLLERACAVDLLKYCNNLERGAGRRLKCLKIILNDNTRELETGCQKELSNRLEMYRHVAAINVIDDLSDVYDGISSSPSKIYFMVIGISIVGLIFIFGLYCGRITKRAMYIKRK
- the LOC121740575 gene encoding DNA primase large subunit-like codes for the protein MDLNIRRKSTKVSVVGSNYEIYPHDLQLYKIPPTSEISLHEFETLALERLTLLRSLATATTLKGYKPFSEEWKDHISGDLKNHGLKYYANLCQRSGTGNTPAEIEARRKDHIAHFILRLAYCRTEELRRWFISRELELFRLRFMNMKNEAADVFFKLNKLSYTNISEEEKDAIITHLRESTFIQLNQNIENFKFFKVKFYEVLDLVKARKVYLQGGFAFIPHRDFVSVLSAQFRTHLKQSLAIACQHLGEIEQDERLVSLLKGLHQSYTGVDYSDTKVAIPIESIDSLSVKSFPLCMRQLHEQLRLAHHLKHGGRLQYGLFLKGIGVTLEDSLRFWREEFTKMMELDKFEKQYAYNIRYNYGKEGSKKNYSPFNCMKIINNNVGPGECHGCPFRHCDVSNLKNKLKGYGYEPAGVNAVVDMAKKGHYQIACSKYFDLVHNVELGLGINHPNEYFEESQKLLKGETRIEVKKEVKTPSIKKEIHKVEQMDLDDIQEWDEKDL
- the LOC121727875 gene encoding THAP domain-containing protein 2-like, whose amino-acid sequence is MSCVLRGCKSAWYPNCGVKFHGFPSDPDLRQAWLSKIPLKSNYYKSARICSLHFRSELEDYDVNRPDRLLKSAIPKICGCCETLECLNIPSSSQETPCAKASAMPILEKYLDENEPPKKKQIVEVQEAIVLPVCSLFKNNRNILKPMLKRFKIR